Proteins from a genomic interval of Deinococcus ruber:
- the murF gene encoding UDP-N-acetylmuramoyl-tripeptide--D-alanyl-D-alanine ligase, with product MLDPHALPFQADVHPDARPALRLTWDSREAGPDTAFVALPGEAMHGNRFVQAALDAGAPFVLTDLDVPRAVRVPDARDALFAWARTERAKNALVIGITGSVGKTTAKNYAAAALQAAYMPVFNTLPAIACFLIEYGAQAAPLVVEMGIDRVGEMAQLVDLVSPDVGIVTSIGAAHLEALGTVENVAREKGLILNASRALVGTQASSYYPGVPSYGFEHNDFAGEHLQLDADGARFVYQGVQVTLPRAARVQAEAALLGLVLAQTAGTELQGAAQRMANVEVPGGRYRVLPGAFTIIDDTYNASPLSMFAALNALATHTPAAGGRRISVLGRMLELGAAEQSLHADVGEYAGECADLSYGVGQFAAQLGERAYATVPELLDALLSEVQAGDVVLVKASRGISWTPEKRAAEGVGLDTVVTALLERRKQL from the coding sequence CTGCTCGACCCGCACGCCCTCCCCTTCCAGGCCGACGTTCACCCGGACGCCCGCCCCGCCCTGCGCCTGACCTGGGATTCCCGCGAAGCTGGCCCAGACACGGCCTTCGTGGCGCTGCCCGGCGAGGCGATGCACGGCAACCGCTTCGTGCAGGCGGCGCTCGATGCGGGCGCACCCTTCGTCCTGACCGATCTGGATGTGCCGCGTGCCGTGCGGGTGCCCGACGCCAGAGACGCGCTGTTTGCCTGGGCACGCACCGAGCGGGCAAAAAATGCGCTGGTGATCGGGATTACCGGGAGCGTGGGCAAGACCACCGCCAAGAACTACGCGGCGGCAGCGCTTCAGGCCGCGTATATGCCGGTCTTCAACACCCTGCCCGCCATCGCCTGCTTTCTGATCGAATACGGAGCACAGGCCGCGCCGCTGGTGGTCGAAATGGGCATAGACCGCGTGGGCGAGATGGCGCAGCTTGTCGATCTGGTGTCGCCGGATGTGGGCATCGTGACCAGCATCGGCGCGGCGCATCTGGAAGCGCTGGGAACCGTCGAAAACGTAGCGCGGGAGAAGGGACTGATTCTGAACGCTTCCCGCGCACTGGTCGGCACCCAGGCCAGCAGCTACTATCCGGGCGTGCCGAGTTACGGCTTCGAGCACAACGACTTTGCCGGAGAACATCTGCAACTGGACGCAGACGGAGCGAGGTTCGTGTATCAGGGCGTGCAGGTGACGCTGCCGCGTGCCGCCCGCGTCCAGGCCGAGGCCGCGCTGCTGGGGCTGGTGCTGGCGCAGACGGCGGGCACCGAGCTGCAAGGAGCGGCGCAGCGCATGGCAAACGTGGAAGTGCCGGGTGGACGTTACCGGGTGCTGCCGGGAGCCTTCACCATCATCGACGACACCTACAACGCCTCGCCGCTGAGCATGTTTGCCGCGCTGAACGCCCTGGCGACCCACACCCCGGCAGCGGGTGGGCGGCGCATCAGCGTGCTGGGGCGCATGCTGGAACTTGGCGCTGCCGAACAGAGCCTGCATGCCGACGTGGGCGAGTACGCGGGCGAATGCGCCGATCTGAGCTACGGAGTGGGCCAGTTTGCCGCCCAACTGGGAGAGCGGGCCTACGCCACGGTGCCGGAACTGCTGGACGCGCTGCTGAGCGAGGTGCAGGCAGGCGACGTGGTGCTGGTCAAGGCGTCGCGGGGCATTTCGTGGACGCCCGAGAAACGGGCCGCCGAGGGCGTGGGGCTGGATACGGTGGTGACAGCGCTGCTGGAACGGCGGAAGCAGCTATGA